Proteins from one Terriglobia bacterium genomic window:
- the aqpZ gene encoding aquaporin Z — protein MKYAAELFGTFVLVFAGLTTAVIAGGKVGNVGVAMAFGLSLLAMAFAVGPISGCHINPAVTLGMLVSRRMGIKEAAGYWVAQCVGAIIASAIVLFIASGAPGGSIASLAGAANGFGEHSPANYSMAAAFVAEMFLTSLLVFTVLGATDDRAPAGFAAIPIGLILTVIILAGIPVTNGSFNPARSIGPAVLVGGWAIQQLWLFIVAPMCGGVLAAVLYKTIRVPGPLISAKQAEQALPSHRAERRQNSK, from the coding sequence ATGAAATACGCTGCAGAGTTGTTTGGCACATTTGTTCTGGTCTTCGCCGGGTTGACCACAGCCGTGATCGCTGGCGGAAAAGTTGGCAATGTGGGCGTTGCCATGGCCTTTGGGCTCTCTCTGCTGGCCATGGCATTTGCCGTGGGCCCAATTTCCGGCTGCCACATCAATCCCGCCGTCACTCTGGGGATGTTGGTCAGCCGCCGCATGGGGATCAAAGAAGCGGCCGGCTACTGGGTGGCCCAGTGCGTGGGCGCGATTATCGCCTCCGCCATAGTGCTGTTTATAGCGAGCGGTGCGCCGGGCGGCTCCATTGCATCATTGGCTGGCGCGGCCAATGGTTTTGGCGAGCATTCTCCCGCCAACTATTCCATGGCAGCCGCTTTTGTGGCGGAAATGTTTCTTACCTCCCTGCTGGTGTTTACGGTCCTTGGCGCCACAGATGATCGGGCCCCGGCGGGGTTTGCCGCAATCCCTATCGGCCTGATCCTCACAGTTATTATTCTCGCCGGCATCCCGGTCACCAATGGATCGTTTAATCCTGCCCGCAGCATTGGACCCGCGGTGCTGGTGGGCGGATGGGCCATACAGCAACTTTGGCTGTTCATTGTGGCGCCGATGTGCGGCGGCGTTCTCGCCGCTGTGCTTTATAAGACCATCCGCGTGCCGGGCCCGCTCATCTCTGCCAAGCAGGCGGAGCAGGCACTGCCCAGCCATCGTGCTGAACGTCGCCAAAACAGCAAATAA
- a CDS encoding xanthine dehydrogenase family protein subunit M, whose product MIPASFDYIAAKSLDEALSLLAKHKDDAKILAGGHSLLPAMKLRLMQPKVLIDLGRIRDLSYIKEDGGQIRIGAMTTHFQVEISDLLRRSCPLLPETASHLGDMQVRNKGTIGGSLAHSDPAADWPAAILALDAELVATSAKGDRVIKAADFFVEMLTTSLQPGEILREIRIPAAKGKLAQAYVKVRHPASGFAVVGVAVNLSIDGGKCQSAAIGITGVSPKAYRASKVEGALKGNALDAKTLSAACAHAAAGVDVNSDLYASAEYRKQLASVYTRRAIEMAASRAK is encoded by the coding sequence ATGATCCCAGCAAGTTTTGATTACATCGCCGCCAAGTCCCTCGACGAAGCACTCTCGCTCCTGGCCAAGCACAAAGATGACGCCAAGATTCTGGCTGGCGGACACAGCCTGCTCCCCGCCATGAAGCTGCGTCTCATGCAGCCCAAAGTTCTCATCGATCTCGGCCGCATCCGCGACCTCTCCTATATAAAGGAAGATGGCGGACAAATTCGGATCGGCGCCATGACCACGCACTTCCAGGTTGAAATCTCCGATCTCCTGCGCCGCTCCTGCCCGCTGCTCCCTGAAACCGCCAGCCACCTGGGCGATATGCAGGTGCGCAACAAAGGCACCATCGGCGGAAGCCTTGCTCACTCCGATCCCGCGGCTGACTGGCCTGCCGCCATCCTCGCGCTCGACGCAGAGCTTGTCGCCACCAGCGCCAAGGGTGACCGCGTAATCAAAGCCGCTGACTTCTTCGTAGAAATGCTCACCACTTCCCTGCAGCCTGGTGAAATTCTGCGCGAAATCCGCATTCCTGCCGCTAAAGGCAAACTCGCGCAGGCTTATGTCAAGGTTCGTCATCCAGCTTCTGGATTTGCGGTCGTCGGCGTCGCCGTCAATCTCTCCATCGACGGAGGCAAGTGCCAATCGGCTGCCATCGGAATCACCGGTGTCTCTCCCAAGGCGTACCGTGCGAGCAAAGTTGAAGGCGCGCTGAAAGGCAATGCGCTCGATGCCAAGACTCTCAGCGCCGCTTGCGCCCACGCTGCCGCTGGAGTCGATGTCAATTCCGATCTCTACGCTTCAGCCGAGTACCGCAAGCAACTGGCAAGTGTCTATACGCGCCGTGCGATTGAAATGGCGGCAAGCAGAGCAAAATAA
- a CDS encoding response regulator transcription factor, translated as MLKPKILIADDHILVAEACKKLLEPEYEVVGTVCDGRTLVQTAAELKPNVILADIGMPILNGLDAGRQIKEAMPSIKIIYLTMNPDIELAAEAFRHKASGYVLKTCAASELLVAVRAVLRGGTYLSPTISKESVGFLVRQGDECIAESERLTERQREVLQLLAEGKSMKEVGAILNVATRTVAFHKYRMMEQLKLRTNAELVQFAMKHHLVSA; from the coding sequence ATGTTAAAGCCAAAGATTCTTATCGCCGATGACCATATTCTGGTAGCCGAAGCCTGCAAGAAACTGCTGGAACCGGAATATGAAGTAGTGGGGACCGTCTGCGATGGGCGCACTCTGGTTCAAACAGCCGCCGAACTCAAGCCCAACGTCATCCTCGCGGATATTGGCATGCCCATCCTGAATGGCCTCGATGCTGGACGACAGATCAAGGAAGCCATGCCGTCCATCAAGATCATTTATCTCACCATGAATCCGGACATCGAACTGGCGGCTGAAGCGTTCCGTCACAAAGCTTCAGGCTATGTGCTAAAAACGTGTGCGGCGTCGGAACTCCTGGTGGCCGTTCGCGCTGTGCTGCGCGGAGGCACGTACCTCTCCCCGACGATCTCAAAAGAGTCTGTTGGCTTCCTGGTCCGCCAGGGCGATGAATGTATTGCCGAATCAGAACGCCTGACGGAGCGCCAGCGTGAAGTGCTTCAGCTTCTGGCTGAAGGAAAATCCATGAAAGAGGTGGGCGCCATACTGAACGTGGCAACCCGGACCGTGGCTTTTCACAAATATCGTATGATGGAGCAGCTGAAGCTCAGGACAAATGCCGAACTGGTACAGTTTGCGATGAAACACCACCTGGTTTCAGCTTAA
- a CDS encoding GGDEF domain-containing protein translates to MIKVNRKIFTILYRLTLPGSLLLVFSALLIRVGVLADPQSSLVKFFPVTVFGIGLAVSAFFRRSRLFFALLVIALAQSAFAWVMPRLSVDSARIVANAIAILLPLNLLVLAFLRERGIISPAGRRRLAMVALQVMSVAILCMPAVAHIAAQLRRAFIPLIFSQWSRLSQPALLAFILAITVMTALLLRRYKAVESSLLWSVVASFIALHAAGTSHLDGVYFAAGGLALIVALIETSYAMAYLDELTQLPSRRSLNEALLKLGDTYSIAMLDVDHFKKFNDSYGHESGDQALRLVASRLSHITGGGKAYRYGGEEFAIVFPNKSSEEVFVYLDRMRRVIEQSVFTVRGADRRRKGKSGIGRGARKQTNVTVSIGLAATNGDKLAPAEVLRMADQALYKAKAKGRNCTITAKLSKSASAVQQPSMRVLSVS, encoded by the coding sequence GTGATCAAGGTCAATCGAAAAATATTCACCATTTTGTACCGGCTGACTCTGCCGGGAAGCCTTCTTTTGGTTTTCTCCGCGCTTCTGATCCGCGTAGGCGTGCTGGCCGATCCGCAATCATCGTTGGTCAAGTTTTTTCCCGTAACGGTCTTCGGTATCGGGCTGGCGGTCAGTGCATTTTTCCGGCGCAGCCGGTTGTTCTTTGCGCTGCTGGTGATCGCTCTGGCGCAAAGCGCTTTCGCATGGGTGATGCCACGTCTATCAGTGGATTCCGCCAGGATCGTAGCTAACGCAATCGCCATCCTGTTGCCGCTGAACCTGCTGGTGCTGGCGTTCCTGCGTGAGCGCGGAATTATTTCACCCGCAGGCCGCCGTCGCCTTGCGATGGTGGCTTTGCAGGTGATGAGCGTCGCCATTCTGTGCATGCCTGCCGTGGCACATATTGCCGCGCAGCTAAGGCGCGCATTTATCCCACTGATATTCTCGCAGTGGAGCCGCTTGTCACAGCCGGCGCTGCTGGCGTTTATCCTGGCGATAACCGTGATGACGGCCCTGCTGCTGCGTCGTTATAAAGCGGTGGAAAGCAGCTTGTTGTGGAGCGTTGTAGCGTCGTTTATCGCGCTACACGCCGCGGGCACAAGCCATCTGGACGGAGTTTACTTCGCCGCCGGTGGGCTGGCGCTGATCGTGGCGTTAATTGAAACGTCTTACGCCATGGCGTACCTGGACGAGCTGACGCAGCTTCCCAGCCGCAGGTCGTTGAATGAAGCGCTGCTCAAACTGGGCGATACATACTCCATCGCCATGCTGGATGTTGACCACTTCAAAAAATTTAATGACAGTTACGGCCATGAGTCGGGCGATCAGGCGTTGAGGCTCGTGGCGTCCAGGCTGTCACACATTACCGGTGGCGGAAAAGCTTATCGCTACGGCGGAGAAGAATTCGCCATAGTGTTCCCGAATAAATCTTCAGAGGAAGTGTTTGTTTACCTTGACCGGATGCGGCGGGTGATTGAGCAATCGGTCTTCACCGTGCGCGGCGCGGACCGGCGCAGAAAAGGGAAGAGCGGAATCGGTCGCGGTGCCAGGAAACAAACCAACGTAACAGTAAGCATTGGGCTGGCCGCAACCAACGGCGACAAACTTGCCCCGGCAGAAGTGCTCCGCATGGCCGACCAGGCGCTCTACAAGGCAAAAGCCAAAGGCCGCAACTGCACCATTACCGCCAAGCTGAGCAAATCAGCATCGGCAGTGCAGCAGCCCAGCATGAGAGTGCTGAGTGTGAGTTGA
- a CDS encoding response regulator transcription factor: protein MPAPRVILVDDNPEFLERTRTLLMQDFHVIASFDDGHALIAAWSELKPDIVVSDISMPPLSGLVLARKLTEQGYSGPIVFLTIHNERDFVTAALAAGASGYVLKSHMTSELIPALNAVLSGEKFFSASLLH, encoded by the coding sequence ATGCCAGCACCAAGAGTGATTCTGGTCGATGACAATCCTGAGTTCCTGGAGCGCACTCGAACTCTTTTGATGCAAGACTTTCACGTGATCGCCTCTTTTGATGATGGCCATGCCCTGATCGCCGCCTGGAGCGAATTGAAACCAGATATTGTGGTTTCAGATATTTCCATGCCTCCGCTCTCCGGTCTTGTCCTTGCCCGCAAGTTAACGGAACAGGGCTACTCCGGCCCAATCGTGTTTCTCACGATCCACAATGAGCGGGACTTTGTTACCGCGGCGCTGGCGGCCGGCGCATCAGGATATGTGCTGAAATCACATATGACGAGTGAGCTCATTCCCGCGCTGAATGCCGTGCTTTCCGGCGAAAAATTCTTTTCTGCGTCGCTATTGCACTGA
- a CDS encoding response regulator transcription factor codes for MMSPHQRPGTEQYSRSSEAVTEKPRLLLADDNTAVLNHVSDFLAKDFHIVAAVTDGESALRTYHERQPDLLILDISMGKVGGLEVARLLRESGSQSPIVFLTVHQESDFISAALTAGGSAYVVKSHLANDLVPAIHAALSGERFISPCLLNHFS; via the coding sequence ATGATGTCTCCTCACCAAAGACCGGGTACGGAGCAGTATTCCAGAAGTTCTGAAGCTGTCACTGAAAAACCGCGGCTGCTTCTGGCGGATGACAATACCGCCGTCCTGAATCATGTTTCTGATTTTCTCGCAAAAGATTTCCATATCGTAGCCGCCGTCACTGACGGGGAATCCGCTCTACGCACCTACCATGAACGCCAGCCAGACTTGCTTATCCTGGACATTTCTATGGGAAAAGTCGGCGGCTTGGAAGTGGCTCGACTCCTGCGCGAGAGCGGGAGCCAGTCGCCCATCGTCTTTCTTACCGTCCATCAGGAGTCGGACTTTATCAGCGCCGCACTGACTGCGGGCGGATCAGCATACGTGGTGAAATCCCATCTGGCCAATGACCTGGTTCCTGCGATCCATGCCGCGTTGTCTGGAGAGCGGTTTATCTCTCCGTGCCTTTTGAATCACTTCTCATAA
- a CDS encoding (2Fe-2S)-binding protein, translated as MKKQINVTVNGVTHQNEIEPRLLLVQYIRDVLNLTGTHVGCETSLCGACTVMVDGQAVKSCTMLAAQADGSTVTTIEGLAQGGELHPVQNGFWEHHGLQCGYCTPGMIMAAAQILQRNPDPTDEEIRHGLEGNLCRCTGYQNIVQAVQCAAKKMKSKSVAR; from the coding sequence ATGAAGAAACAAATCAACGTGACCGTGAATGGCGTGACGCACCAGAACGAAATTGAGCCGCGCCTGCTGCTGGTGCAGTACATACGCGACGTGCTGAACCTGACCGGCACACACGTGGGATGCGAAACCTCTTTGTGCGGCGCATGCACGGTGATGGTTGACGGGCAGGCCGTGAAGAGCTGCACGATGCTGGCGGCGCAGGCGGACGGATCGACGGTGACGACGATTGAAGGGCTGGCGCAGGGCGGCGAGCTGCATCCGGTGCAGAACGGTTTCTGGGAACATCATGGGCTGCAATGCGGATACTGCACGCCGGGAATGATCATGGCGGCAGCGCAGATTCTGCAGCGCAATCCTGATCCCACGGATGAAGAGATACGGCACGGGCTGGAAGGAAATCTGTGCCGGTGTACTGGATACCAGAACATTGTGCAGGCGGTGCAGTGCGCGGCTAAGAAGATGAAATCGAAGAGCGTGGCGCGGTAG
- a CDS encoding xanthine dehydrogenase family protein molybdopterin-binding subunit, whose product MEKTVGKPIKRTEDPRLIQGLAHYVDDIRLPDTLHAAFLRSIYAHARIKSIDTTAAQKLPGVVAVYTGKDTAKIGPVPCAAALPDLKVPDHRPLAGNKVYFVGHPVAVVVAETKSAARDAVDLIEVDYEELPVALDEEKAADAKSAVIHEQFGTNVAYKLTAGEGDIEAALKSADKVVKQRILHKRLAPIAMEPRGVLARYFPGEQELTLWTSTQIPHLCRTQVAIMIGMPENKLRLITPEVGGGFGSKLNVYAEEALMGWISMQLNRPVKWIEGRRENMQATIHGRGQTGYIEIGFKKDGTLTGLRYNVFADMGSYFQLLTPAIPTLTGLMLSGCYKIPAIQINVTGVFTNKMSTDAYRGAGRPEATYVVERALDLVAAELGMDPVEVRRKNFPQPNEFPFKTATGLFYDSGNYQGALDKALKMADYKKLREEQKAARKDGRIMGIGVSTYVEICALGPSSAMPAGGWESATVRVEPTGKVTVLTGASPHGQGEETSFAQIAADELGVAVNDVTVIHGDTAIVQYGIGTFGSRGLAVGGVAVYMAIQKLKDKASKIAAHVLQCEKASFVDGKFCADGKAKGEVGAPSMPVGQAPAAALPEPNTSGKTLTMMDIALEAHVAKNLPADMEPGLSATAFYEPKNFTFPFGTHIAVVDIDPDTGEIHFQRYVAVDDCGKQINPMLVAGQVHGGIVQSIGQAMFEEVVYDETGQLVTGTLMDYALPKAVMIPHLELDHTETPSPVNPLGAKGVGEAGTIGATPAIVAAIVDALSPYGVRHIDMPIKPEVVWQLIKNGPKKNSAGAA is encoded by the coding sequence ATGGAAAAGACAGTTGGCAAACCAATCAAGCGCACGGAAGATCCCCGGCTGATTCAGGGGCTGGCGCATTACGTTGACGACATTCGCCTGCCGGACACGCTGCATGCGGCGTTTCTGCGCTCCATTTATGCGCACGCTCGGATCAAGAGCATTGACACCACGGCGGCGCAGAAGCTGCCTGGAGTGGTGGCCGTCTATACGGGTAAAGACACAGCCAAGATTGGGCCGGTGCCGTGCGCGGCGGCGTTGCCGGACTTGAAGGTGCCGGACCATCGTCCGTTGGCGGGCAACAAAGTTTATTTTGTGGGGCATCCGGTGGCGGTGGTGGTGGCGGAAACAAAATCTGCCGCGCGTGACGCCGTGGACCTGATTGAAGTTGACTATGAAGAGCTGCCGGTGGCGCTGGATGAAGAAAAAGCCGCGGACGCAAAGAGCGCGGTGATCCATGAGCAGTTTGGCACGAACGTGGCTTACAAGCTGACGGCGGGCGAGGGCGATATTGAAGCGGCGCTGAAGAGTGCGGACAAAGTGGTGAAGCAGAGAATCCTGCACAAACGCCTGGCGCCGATTGCGATGGAACCGCGCGGCGTGCTGGCGAGATATTTTCCGGGCGAGCAGGAGCTGACGCTGTGGACGTCGACACAGATACCGCATTTGTGCAGGACGCAAGTGGCGATCATGATTGGCATGCCGGAAAACAAGCTGCGGCTGATTACGCCGGAGGTCGGCGGCGGCTTTGGCTCAAAGCTCAACGTGTATGCGGAAGAAGCGCTGATGGGATGGATTTCCATGCAGCTCAATCGTCCGGTGAAATGGATTGAAGGCCGCCGCGAAAATATGCAAGCAACGATCCATGGGCGCGGGCAGACTGGGTACATTGAGATTGGCTTCAAGAAAGACGGCACGCTTACCGGTCTGCGCTACAACGTGTTTGCCGATATGGGATCGTACTTCCAACTGCTGACGCCGGCGATTCCGACGCTGACCGGGCTGATGCTTTCTGGCTGCTACAAAATTCCGGCGATCCAGATTAACGTGACCGGCGTGTTTACGAACAAGATGTCAACCGATGCTTACCGCGGCGCGGGACGGCCGGAAGCAACATATGTAGTGGAGCGCGCGCTCGACCTTGTAGCTGCGGAGTTGGGGATGGATCCGGTAGAAGTGCGGCGAAAGAATTTTCCGCAGCCGAATGAATTCCCTTTCAAGACCGCAACCGGACTTTTTTATGACAGCGGCAATTATCAAGGCGCGCTGGATAAAGCGCTGAAGATGGCGGATTACAAGAAGCTTCGTGAAGAGCAGAAAGCCGCGCGCAAAGATGGCCGCATTATGGGGATTGGCGTATCGACCTATGTGGAGATCTGCGCGCTTGGGCCTTCTTCTGCAATGCCGGCGGGCGGCTGGGAAAGCGCAACTGTCCGTGTGGAGCCGACGGGAAAAGTTACGGTGCTGACAGGAGCTTCTCCGCACGGCCAGGGCGAGGAGACTTCTTTTGCGCAAATCGCCGCGGACGAACTGGGCGTGGCAGTGAATGACGTGACGGTGATCCACGGTGATACCGCCATCGTGCAGTACGGCATTGGCACGTTTGGCAGCCGCGGGCTTGCAGTAGGCGGAGTCGCGGTGTATATGGCGATCCAAAAGCTGAAAGACAAGGCCAGCAAGATTGCGGCGCACGTGTTGCAGTGCGAGAAGGCGAGTTTCGTTGACGGAAAATTTTGCGCCGATGGGAAAGCCAAGGGCGAAGTGGGCGCGCCGTCGATGCCGGTGGGACAGGCTCCCGCAGCGGCTTTGCCGGAGCCGAATACAAGCGGAAAAACTTTGACGATGATGGATATCGCGTTGGAAGCGCACGTCGCCAAAAACCTGCCTGCGGACATGGAGCCCGGACTTTCCGCCACGGCTTTTTACGAGCCGAAGAACTTTACGTTCCCGTTCGGCACGCATATTGCAGTGGTGGATATTGACCCCGACACCGGCGAAATCCATTTCCAGCGTTACGTCGCGGTCGATGATTGCGGCAAGCAGATCAATCCCATGCTTGTGGCTGGGCAGGTCCACGGAGGAATTGTTCAGTCGATCGGCCAGGCCATGTTTGAAGAAGTTGTGTACGACGAGACCGGCCAGCTCGTCACCGGCACGCTGATGGATTACGCTCTGCCCAAAGCTGTGATGATCCCACATCTTGAGCTTGATCACACAGAAACGCCGTCGCCGGTGAATCCTCTTGGGGCAAAAGGGGTAGGTGAGGCTGGGACAATCGGAGCGACACCGGCAATCGTGGCCGCAATCGTTGATGCGCTCTCGCCTTACGGGGTTCGCCACATCGATATGCCCATCAAGCCGGAAGTCGTCTGGCAGCTCATCAAAAACGGTCCTAAAAAGAATTCAGCAGGCGCCGCGTAA